The Hymenobacter sp. GOD-10R genome includes a window with the following:
- a CDS encoding YDG/SRA domain-containing protein, which translates to MARQFGHVGSYRPGDFFANRLALSAAGLHRPTRAGISGTQREGADSIVLADAYEDDVFTDDEICYTGHGGRDPRTGKQVTDQVLTDRNLALVKSQETGKPVRVLRKVEHEGSTVFRYEGLFRVAAYEYTRGKSGYGIWLFRLVPLGAVG; encoded by the coding sequence TTGGCGCGACAGTTCGGACATGTTGGGAGTTATCGTCCCGGCGACTTTTTCGCTAATCGGCTCGCGCTGTCGGCGGCGGGCTTGCACCGCCCCACCCGAGCAGGCATTAGCGGTACGCAACGGGAAGGCGCCGACTCCATCGTGCTGGCGGATGCTTACGAAGACGACGTATTTACCGACGACGAAATCTGCTACACGGGCCACGGTGGACGCGACCCGCGCACAGGAAAGCAGGTAACCGACCAGGTACTGACCGACCGCAACCTAGCTTTGGTGAAAAGTCAAGAAACCGGCAAGCCTGTGCGGGTGCTGCGCAAAGTCGAACACGAAGGCAGCACGGTTTTTCGTTACGAAGGCTTGTTTCGCGTAGCCGCTTACGAGTACACCCGTGGCAAGTCGGGCTACGGTATTTGGCTGTTTCGTCTGGTGCCGCTTGGCGCTGTTGGCTAG
- a CDS encoding glycosyltransferase family 9 protein, with translation MSPPTERAILLIQTAFIGDVILATALLERLHQEHPGTPVDFLVRKGNEGLVKDHPHVRQVLIWDKKKDKYLGLGRLLRQIRATGYDQVITLQRFASTGFLTAFSGARERVGFDKNPLSFAFTRTVPHLLGEGLHEVQRNLMLLGVDKAAPPIRPRLYPTALDESAAAQVAQQANGGPYICIAPTSVWFTKQFPQEQWVKLLQALPAQYTVFLIGGPPDVAACEELRLASSRPNVLNVAGKLSLVASAALMRGSVLNYVNDSAPMHLCSAVDAPTCAIYCSTVPAFGFGPLSSRSWIVEREEKLACKPCGLHGYRQCPLGHFRCARDIKTTQLLTVLAERVAE, from the coding sequence ATGTCTCCTCCCACCGAACGTGCTATTCTTCTGATTCAGACAGCCTTCATTGGCGACGTGATTCTGGCCACGGCGCTGTTGGAGCGGTTGCACCAAGAGCACCCCGGCACTCCCGTTGATTTCTTAGTACGCAAGGGTAACGAAGGCTTGGTGAAAGACCATCCGCACGTGCGCCAGGTCCTGATCTGGGATAAGAAGAAGGACAAATACCTAGGGCTAGGTCGGTTGCTGCGGCAAATTCGGGCGACTGGCTACGATCAGGTCATCACCCTACAGCGCTTTGCTTCCACGGGTTTTCTCACGGCTTTTTCAGGCGCGCGAGAGCGGGTTGGCTTCGATAAGAATCCTCTTTCCTTCGCCTTTACCCGCACGGTGCCGCACCTGCTCGGGGAAGGGCTGCACGAGGTACAGCGTAACCTGATGCTGCTGGGCGTCGACAAGGCAGCGCCGCCTATCCGTCCGCGCCTCTACCCTACCGCCCTCGATGAATCGGCTGCCGCGCAAGTTGCGCAGCAGGCCAACGGCGGCCCTTACATCTGCATAGCGCCTACTTCGGTTTGGTTTACCAAGCAGTTTCCACAGGAGCAGTGGGTGAAGCTCCTACAGGCGTTGCCAGCTCAGTACACAGTCTTCCTGATTGGTGGACCGCCCGACGTAGCGGCTTGCGAGGAGCTACGGCTAGCGAGCAGTCGGCCCAACGTGCTGAATGTGGCTGGCAAGCTGTCGTTGGTGGCATCGGCAGCGCTTATGCGCGGGTCGGTATTGAACTACGTCAACGACTCGGCGCCCATGCACTTGTGCTCGGCCGTCGATGCGCCTACTTGTGCTATTTACTGCTCTACGGTGCCGGCTTTTGGCTTTGGGCCGCTTAGCTCGCGCTCCTGGATTGTGGAGCGGGAGGAAAAGCTAGCCTGCAAGCCGTGTGGCTTGCATGGCTACCGCCAGTGTCCGCTTGGCCATTTTCGATGCGCCCGCGACATCAAAACCACTCAACTGCTGACGGTGTTAGCAGAAAGAGTAGCGGAGTAA
- a CDS encoding DUF4184 family protein, translating into MPFTPAHPAIVLPLLRRTRRWLSASGLIVGSMAPDLEYFFRLRPGGGVGHTLLGVLWLDLPLSLLIIGLFHGIVKKPLIFSLPDSFRLRLEWFAKQPWPLRNLWSPRLLLGILVGCASHLVWDTFTHQRGRFESELQILSYQFANITLRAWLQNGSSVVGLAVIAWYVWNLPITRKVPDVSSRVRRNFWGLCAVLTLLFWAAFLYAAHLAYPLLMKSAFDGIFIVTGMSAMMAALLVTCPLWPYIHTARSVGEPAGS; encoded by the coding sequence ATGCCTTTTACTCCCGCTCACCCAGCTATTGTCCTGCCGTTGTTGCGCAGAACGCGCCGCTGGCTTTCGGCGTCGGGGCTCATTGTGGGCAGCATGGCGCCCGACCTCGAATACTTTTTTCGGTTGCGGCCCGGCGGTGGCGTCGGCCATACCCTACTGGGTGTGCTCTGGCTTGATTTGCCGCTTAGCTTATTAATTATTGGGCTGTTTCACGGCATTGTCAAAAAGCCGCTGATTTTTAGTTTGCCCGATTCTTTCCGACTCAGGTTGGAATGGTTCGCGAAGCAGCCGTGGCCCCTGCGCAACTTATGGAGCCCGCGGCTCTTGCTTGGTATTTTGGTTGGCTGCGCATCCCACCTAGTCTGGGACACTTTTACCCACCAACGAGGACGCTTCGAATCGGAGCTTCAGATCTTGAGCTATCAATTTGCGAACATCACGCTACGGGCGTGGCTGCAAAATGGTTCGTCTGTTGTTGGCTTGGCTGTCATTGCTTGGTACGTGTGGAACTTGCCCATTACCCGCAAAGTACCCGACGTTTCCTCTCGGGTGCGGCGTAACTTCTGGGGCCTGTGCGCCGTCCTGACGCTGCTGTTTTGGGCCGCCTTCCTCTACGCCGCCCACCTAGCCTATCCACTCCTGATGAAGTCTGCTTTCGACGGCATTTTCATCGTCACGGGCATGAGCGCCATGATGGCCGCCCTGCTCGTTACCTGCCCTTTGTGGCCCTACATTCATACAGCGCGTTCCGTTGGGGAGCCCGCCGGCTCTTAA
- a CDS encoding O-methyltransferase: protein MDELNSYAETHTSPELDVLRRLNRETHVQVLAPRMLSGHLQGRLLSMISHMVRPRRILELGTFTGYSALCLAEGLAPDGELHTVEQNPELEDRIRRYVAEAGLAERIRLHIGQALDLLPSFQETWDLVFIDADKINNDAYYELVLPHVRPGGFILIDNVLWSGKALASYPVKPADKDAHAVRAFNDKVQQDERVENVLLPVRDGILIVRKR, encoded by the coding sequence ATGGACGAACTAAATTCCTACGCCGAAACCCACACCTCTCCTGAATTGGACGTGTTGCGCCGCCTTAACCGCGAAACGCACGTGCAAGTACTGGCTCCGCGCATGCTCTCAGGGCACTTGCAAGGCCGCCTGCTCAGCATGATTAGCCATATGGTACGGCCCCGCCGCATTCTAGAGCTAGGTACGTTTACGGGCTATTCGGCTCTGTGCTTGGCGGAAGGCCTAGCCCCCGATGGCGAGCTGCACACCGTGGAGCAAAATCCGGAGCTGGAAGACCGGATTCGCCGCTACGTGGCCGAGGCTGGTTTGGCGGAGCGTATTCGCCTGCACATTGGTCAGGCACTCGATCTGCTACCTAGCTTTCAGGAAACGTGGGACTTAGTATTTATCGACGCCGACAAAATCAACAACGATGCCTACTACGAGCTGGTGCTGCCGCATGTGCGCCCCGGTGGTTTTATCTTGATTGACAACGTGCTGTGGAGCGGCAAAGCCTTGGCTTCGTACCCGGTAAAACCTGCCGATAAAGACGCGCACGCCGTGCGCGCCTTCAACGATAAGGTGCAGCAGGATGAGCGGGTGGAAAATGTGCTGCTCCCGGTGCGCGACGGTATTTTGATCGTTCGTAAGCGGTAG
- a CDS encoding TonB-dependent receptor — MRKLLTLFLLYWFSSAAFAQTLSITGRALDAKDQSPLIGANVLLLHLPDSVKRGVAADPTGNFSFTGLAAGRYQLSISFLGYQTFARPIALTTQSVALGNLALQAGVTLKGVEVVGKTPAAVQKGDTAQFNANAFKTNPDANAQDLITKMPGVTTQNGKVQAQGEDVQKVLVDGKEFFGNDPDAVLKNIPAEIIDNIQVFDRQSEQSRFSGFNDGNTQKTINIVTKKQYRKGQFGRFVAGAGGGQQTGTGSSWAERYQVSGNYNTFSGNRRISVVGQSNNINQQNFGSADLLGVTNNSRGGGGGNGISRTNAIGLNYSDQWGKNTQVTASYFFNLANNTTNQLTDRIYATRGSSSDTPLSQQQTYQQTSLAQSRNLNHRFNLRLEHKIDSANSILFIPSLTFQRNSSNSNVDGLTQVGGTERGNTSSKYNSKASSISSSNQLLYRHRFHKPGRTISVDLNANYNTRNSDNYLYSYSRSLSTIRGTSRDTTLETTLDQFSHLNQVGWQLNSGISYTEPLSKTDLLQFNYNTSYAPNNSDKRTYNLSELTGNYDDPNIGLSNVFKSNYLTQGLGASYRRQTKDYQIMVGVTGQKADLNNRQRFPQASVLDRTFYNFLPNAMLRYNFSRERNLRFNYNGRTSAPSINQLQEVVNNSNPLQLTTGNPDLIQQYQHVMSLRYSASKPEKSTSFFVGAFATFTDNYITNSTFVALRDTAIAINGGVVQLPLGGQLTRPVNLGQQYNFRTFANYGMPLAFIKSNLNLNGSVGYSRTPGLNNELINYSRSPSGNLGVTISSNISPNLDFTLSSNGNVTYARNTVNTRLNTNYYTQNSSARISWIVGPGISVQTDLTHIYNQGIASAPTQKYVLWNASIGKKVFPNQRGEFKVFAFDLLKQNRSIQNNISTAYNETVRTNNLQQYFMAMFTYNLRKGNVPQQGGDQNRDRNSDNPNRGNWRRGGDGGGMGPGGGGPPGGGGGGFGRPPGGN; from the coding sequence ATGAGAAAGTTACTTACCCTATTTCTTTTATACTGGTTTAGTAGCGCAGCCTTTGCGCAAACGCTATCCATTACCGGCCGGGCCCTCGACGCCAAAGATCAGTCACCGCTGATTGGGGCTAACGTGCTGCTGCTGCACTTACCCGACTCGGTGAAGCGCGGAGTAGCCGCCGACCCCACTGGCAATTTCAGCTTCACGGGCCTAGCTGCCGGGCGCTACCAACTCTCTATTTCCTTTCTTGGCTACCAGACGTTTGCGCGTCCTATTGCGCTTACCACACAATCGGTTGCGTTGGGCAACCTAGCCTTGCAGGCCGGTGTAACGCTGAAAGGCGTGGAAGTAGTAGGCAAAACGCCCGCCGCCGTGCAGAAGGGCGACACGGCGCAGTTCAATGCCAATGCTTTCAAAACGAATCCCGACGCTAACGCCCAGGACTTGATAACCAAGATGCCCGGCGTCACGACGCAAAATGGCAAGGTGCAGGCCCAGGGCGAAGACGTGCAAAAGGTACTCGTTGACGGTAAAGAGTTTTTTGGCAACGACCCCGACGCGGTGCTGAAGAACATTCCGGCCGAAATCATCGACAACATCCAAGTGTTCGACCGCCAAAGTGAGCAGTCGCGCTTTTCGGGTTTTAACGATGGCAACACCCAGAAAACCATCAACATCGTTACGAAGAAGCAATACCGCAAAGGTCAGTTTGGGCGCTTTGTGGCCGGCGCAGGCGGTGGCCAGCAAACGGGCACTGGCTCATCGTGGGCGGAGCGCTACCAGGTCAGCGGCAACTACAACACGTTCAGCGGCAACCGCCGTATTTCGGTGGTCGGTCAATCAAACAACATAAACCAGCAGAACTTCGGCTCGGCAGACTTGCTCGGGGTTACGAATAACTCCCGTGGCGGCGGGGGCGGCAACGGCATTTCCCGCACCAACGCCATTGGCCTCAACTACTCTGATCAGTGGGGCAAGAACACGCAGGTGACGGCTAGCTATTTCTTCAACCTAGCCAACAACACTACCAATCAGCTGACCGACCGCATTTACGCCACCCGCGGCTCCAGCAGCGATACGCCTCTCAGCCAGCAGCAAACCTACCAGCAAACTTCGCTGGCACAGAGTCGCAACCTGAACCACCGCTTCAACCTGCGGCTGGAGCACAAGATTGACTCCGCCAACTCTATTCTGTTTATTCCTTCGCTGACGTTTCAGCGCAACAGCAGCAACAGCAATGTCGACGGACTCACGCAGGTAGGTGGCACGGAGCGCGGCAACACCAGCAGCAAATACAACTCGAAGGCTTCAAGCATTTCCTCCTCGAACCAACTGCTCTACCGGCACCGCTTCCACAAACCCGGCCGGACGATTTCGGTTGATTTGAACGCAAACTACAACACGCGCAACTCCGACAACTACCTCTACTCCTACTCTCGGTCGCTGTCGACCATCAGGGGAACCTCGCGCGATACCACCCTTGAAACCACGCTGGATCAGTTCTCCCACCTCAACCAAGTAGGGTGGCAACTCAACTCGGGCATTTCCTACACCGAGCCGCTGAGCAAGACGGACTTGCTGCAGTTCAACTATAACACTTCCTACGCGCCCAACAACTCTGACAAGCGCACCTACAATCTCTCGGAGCTGACAGGCAACTACGACGACCCGAATATTGGTCTGAGCAACGTCTTCAAGAGCAACTACCTCACGCAGGGCCTAGGGGCTAGCTATCGGCGCCAGACTAAGGATTATCAGATCATGGTGGGCGTAACGGGCCAGAAAGCTGACCTCAACAACCGGCAGCGCTTCCCTCAGGCAAGTGTACTCGATCGGACGTTCTACAACTTCCTGCCCAACGCCATGCTGCGCTACAACTTTTCGCGTGAGCGCAACCTACGCTTTAACTACAACGGCCGCACCTCCGCTCCTAGCATCAACCAGTTGCAGGAGGTAGTGAACAACTCCAACCCGCTGCAGCTCACCACCGGCAACCCCGACCTGATTCAGCAGTACCAACACGTGATGTCGCTGCGCTACTCGGCCTCGAAGCCGGAGAAGTCGACGTCGTTCTTCGTGGGTGCTTTTGCTACGTTCACCGATAACTACATTACCAACAGCACCTTCGTGGCCCTGCGCGACACGGCCATTGCCATCAATGGGGGCGTGGTACAGCTGCCGCTCGGTGGGCAGCTCACGCGGCCTGTCAACCTAGGTCAGCAGTATAACTTCCGCACTTTTGCCAACTACGGCATGCCCTTGGCCTTCATCAAGTCGAACCTGAACTTGAACGGCAGCGTGGGCTACTCGCGCACGCCAGGCCTCAACAATGAGCTGATCAACTACTCCCGCTCGCCTAGCGGCAACCTCGGGGTCACCATCAGCAGCAACATCAGCCCGAACCTAGACTTCACGCTTTCGTCGAACGGCAATGTGACGTACGCGCGCAACACCGTCAATACCCGCCTGAACACCAACTACTACACGCAAAACAGCTCGGCACGCATCAGCTGGATCGTAGGCCCCGGCATTTCGGTGCAAACCGACCTGACGCACATTTACAACCAGGGCATTGCCTCCGCTCCCACTCAGAAATACGTCCTTTGGAATGCCAGCATCGGCAAGAAAGTATTCCCCAACCAGCGGGGCGAGTTTAAAGTATTCGCCTTCGACTTGCTGAAGCAAAACCGTAGCATCCAGAACAACATCTCGACGGCCTATAACGAGACGGTGCGCACCAACAACTTGCAGCAGTACTTCATGGCCATGTTCACCTACAACCTGCGCAAAGGCAACGTGCCCCAACAGGGCGGCGACCAGAACCGCGACCGAAATTCCGATAACCCGAACCGTGGCAACTGGCGCCGTGGTGGGGACGGTGGCGGCATGGGCCCAGGTGGTGGAGGGCCTCCCGGCGGCGGTGGCGGTGGTTTCGGCCGTCCGCCTGGGGGCAACTAA
- a CDS encoding pitrilysin family protein, whose product MSDYDLYELPNGIRVLHKQVLHTKIAHCGFLLDIGSRDESEHQQGLAHFWEHMAFKGTEKRRSFHILNRLETVGGELNAYTTKEKICFYASLLSTHFERAFELLTDLTFHSVFPEREIEKERGVILEEMSMYLDAPDDAIIDDFDEVIFGKHALGHNILGTRQSVSGFQQKDFRDFLAEQIRTDRLIFSSVSNLPFKEVKRLADKYLAPLPARLGERPRTPFTDYHRVEQLERKPITQAHCLIGGPAYAINDPRRIPFFMLTNILGGPGMNSRLNLGIREKYGLVYTIDATYSPYTDTGLFGIYFGTEKKQVNRTVGLVQKELKQLREKQLGSTQLHTAKEQLMGQLAMAEESNSGLMQLLAKSTLDIGRVEPLNEIFDKIRKISASELCDLANDVLREDNLSVLQYVPQK is encoded by the coding sequence ATGTCTGATTACGATCTATACGAGTTGCCGAATGGCATTCGGGTCCTGCACAAACAAGTTCTGCACACCAAGATTGCACACTGCGGCTTTTTGCTTGATATCGGCTCCCGCGATGAAAGTGAACACCAGCAAGGCCTCGCGCACTTCTGGGAACACATGGCCTTTAAAGGCACCGAGAAGCGTCGTTCATTTCACATTCTGAATCGCCTCGAAACGGTAGGTGGCGAGCTGAATGCGTACACCACGAAAGAGAAAATTTGCTTCTACGCCTCGCTGCTGAGCACGCACTTCGAACGCGCCTTCGAGCTGCTGACCGACTTAACCTTCCACTCCGTGTTTCCGGAGCGTGAAATTGAGAAGGAGCGCGGCGTGATTCTGGAGGAAATGTCGATGTACCTCGATGCTCCCGATGATGCTATTATCGACGACTTCGATGAAGTGATTTTCGGCAAGCACGCTCTGGGCCACAATATCTTGGGTACGCGCCAGAGCGTTTCAGGCTTTCAGCAGAAAGACTTTCGAGACTTTCTCGCCGAACAGATTCGCACGGACCGGCTCATTTTCAGCTCCGTTAGCAACTTGCCCTTCAAGGAGGTAAAGCGGTTGGCAGATAAATACCTAGCCCCGTTGCCCGCCCGGCTAGGTGAACGGCCACGTACGCCGTTCACCGACTATCATCGCGTGGAACAGCTGGAGCGCAAACCCATTACGCAGGCGCACTGCCTCATCGGAGGGCCAGCTTACGCCATCAATGACCCGCGCCGGATTCCGTTCTTCATGCTCACCAACATCTTGGGTGGCCCGGGCATGAACTCGCGCCTGAACCTAGGTATTCGGGAAAAGTACGGCTTGGTGTATACCATCGACGCCACGTACTCGCCCTACACCGATACTGGCTTGTTTGGTATTTATTTCGGGACGGAAAAGAAGCAGGTGAACCGCACCGTGGGCTTGGTGCAGAAAGAGCTGAAACAGCTGCGCGAAAAGCAGCTTGGCTCAACGCAGTTGCACACGGCCAAAGAACAGCTAATGGGCCAGCTCGCCATGGCCGAGGAAAGTAATAGTGGCCTGATGCAGCTACTAGCCAAAAGCACCCTCGACATTGGCCGCGTGGAACCGCTGAATGAAATCTTCGACAAAATCCGGAAGATTTCAGCAAGCGAGCTGTGCGACCTAGCGAACGACGTGCTACGCGAGGACAACCTAAGCGTGCTGCAATACGTGCCGCAGAAGTAA